The following are encoded together in the Corynebacterium jeikeium genome:
- a CDS encoding TlpA disulfide reductase family protein — translation MRKKLTAVLAATLLASGAVLTACGEGNTAGKDAVASGGTFEFVAPGGQTSIHYKPEERKEVADFTGTNLDGGDDINLSDFEGQVVVLNAWGQWCGPCRSESDDLQRVQEKLEKHGGGTVLGINVRDNVKEKPQDFVKDNGITYPSIYDPPFKTALALGGVPASVIPTTIVLDKQHRPAHIFLKEITDKELWEQVEPLLDEEA, via the coding sequence GTGCGTAAAAAGCTAACGGCAGTGCTTGCGGCAACTCTGCTTGCTAGCGGTGCGGTGCTCACCGCCTGCGGAGAGGGCAACACCGCGGGCAAGGACGCAGTGGCCAGTGGTGGAACGTTCGAGTTCGTCGCCCCCGGCGGACAGACCAGCATCCACTACAAGCCAGAAGAGCGCAAGGAAGTCGCCGACTTCACCGGCACCAACCTGGACGGCGGCGATGACATCAACCTTTCGGACTTCGAGGGGCAGGTCGTAGTGCTGAACGCCTGGGGCCAGTGGTGTGGGCCGTGCCGAAGCGAATCCGACGATCTGCAGCGTGTCCAGGAGAAACTGGAAAAACACGGTGGCGGCACCGTCCTTGGCATCAACGTGCGCGACAACGTCAAGGAAAAACCGCAGGATTTTGTGAAGGACAACGGGATCACCTACCCGTCGATCTACGACCCACCGTTTAAGACCGCCCTGGCGCTTGGCGGCGTGCCGGCCTCCGTGATTCCCACCACCATCGTGTTGGATAAGCAGCACCGCCCGGCTCACATCTTCTTGAAGGAAATCACCGACAAGGAGCTGTGGGAGCAGGTCGAGCCGCTGTTGGACGAGGAAGCGTAA
- a CDS encoding heavy metal translocating P-type ATPase, whose translation MIENESKIVPASSRAARKASVGIDDVDNAIVQAREAAAKAGFNMDRLPSEEEEADRAAREHWGLASFAYRLEGLDSAVAATTVEEELNDIPGVQASVVYSTGMAWISAEDRVRPAQIQEVLDKHNLDSWLTDSSLRRRASRLEIEETRRRMRRHASDHRRAWAAAESRKRRDRNKVELEKFRRQHPFDSTEGLHTARQLITRMRLIVAVVLGLPVVVLQLVSAWQFDYWQWVCLALATPVATWCAWPFHRAFFGGLRRRQSALDGASSVAILLAYLYSACTLIFTSAGNVGWQTHLVLFAGVWSAEEIDGAIFFDVACGGTILLLFGRLLSRRTALRSKSMLSVLTVPAAKEVTVVRKTRKSKTGKKDIPIAEIRTGDDIIIPTGMMVPSDGEIISGKSLVDMGPVGGMHRIFEVSVGDRIFAGARNYGGTLKMRVHATGSSTRLAAMHRWVRGSALDETRLTQLTNRTASLLVPWAFVLAAVDFIAWLAVTKSVDAAMATALSLLAVVAPVALALSAPLALRLGLWRAATAGALLRDTSTIHKLAEVDAIIFNRVGTLTDGPMHVIDVTPVKGENPDLILRVAGALSLESNHAVSQALVRADREARDSGAGGEGIPHWLDVGEVKITKDGTFEGMVELPMEGEMRHVKARLWRPHDLGEIRDPRLATAALNGGSPVIVSWKGKDRGVINLADSFKDDAPAAIDRLEDMQMETYMLSRDIYPVARRTANALGISTVLAGIAPNRKEATVRGVHAMGVRVAMVGDSDVLGALRVADVGILMTSSNRIDPSAADVADVVMQREDVSALPELVNLVRHIRNTTDWNVWLSWTYNAVGAALAVAGVLNPLLATVFMLLSSTLIETRSARILHRNYARGTLRQTHSWQGWVERRREIRELRKQESQRAEAISLARAEAADEEYEQSQR comes from the coding sequence ATGATTGAGAACGAATCAAAGATCGTCCCGGCCAGCAGCCGGGCGGCGAGAAAAGCCTCCGTGGGGATCGACGACGTCGACAATGCGATCGTGCAGGCTCGCGAGGCAGCGGCGAAGGCCGGCTTCAATATGGATCGGTTGCCCTCCGAAGAAGAGGAAGCCGACCGTGCCGCCCGGGAACACTGGGGGCTAGCCAGTTTCGCCTACCGCCTGGAAGGGCTAGATTCCGCGGTGGCTGCCACCACCGTGGAGGAGGAGCTCAATGACATCCCCGGCGTGCAAGCGTCGGTGGTGTATTCCACAGGCATGGCATGGATCTCCGCCGAAGATCGCGTGCGGCCTGCCCAGATCCAAGAGGTGCTGGACAAGCACAACTTGGATAGCTGGTTGACGGATTCCTCCCTGCGCCGTCGTGCTTCACGGTTGGAGATCGAGGAGACTCGCCGCCGCATGCGGCGCCACGCCAGTGATCACCGGCGTGCGTGGGCTGCGGCCGAAAGCCGCAAGCGGCGTGACCGGAACAAAGTGGAGCTGGAGAAATTCCGCCGACAGCACCCCTTCGACTCCACTGAAGGACTGCACACCGCCCGGCAACTTATTACCCGGATGCGGCTAATCGTTGCCGTAGTGCTGGGACTTCCGGTGGTGGTGCTGCAGCTAGTTTCCGCCTGGCAGTTCGACTACTGGCAGTGGGTCTGCTTGGCGCTGGCCACTCCGGTGGCGACGTGGTGCGCATGGCCTTTCCACCGGGCATTCTTCGGCGGGTTAAGACGCAGGCAATCCGCCTTGGACGGCGCCAGTTCCGTGGCGATCTTGCTGGCCTATCTGTACTCGGCCTGTACGTTGATTTTCACTTCTGCTGGCAACGTGGGCTGGCAAACTCATTTGGTTTTGTTCGCCGGAGTGTGGTCCGCGGAAGAAATTGATGGCGCGATCTTCTTCGACGTCGCCTGCGGCGGGACGATCCTGCTGTTGTTCGGTAGGTTGCTGTCCCGGCGCACGGCGCTGCGTTCGAAGTCGATGCTTTCCGTGCTGACTGTCCCCGCCGCCAAGGAAGTCACGGTGGTGCGTAAGACTCGGAAGTCGAAGACGGGAAAGAAGGACATCCCGATCGCGGAGATCCGAACTGGCGATGACATCATCATTCCCACCGGCATGATGGTGCCCAGCGACGGCGAGATCATCAGTGGTAAGTCCCTAGTCGACATGGGTCCCGTTGGCGGTATGCACCGTATTTTCGAGGTCTCAGTCGGCGACCGCATCTTTGCCGGTGCCCGGAATTACGGTGGAACCTTGAAGATGCGCGTGCACGCCACGGGTTCCTCTACGCGCCTGGCCGCCATGCACCGTTGGGTGCGCGGGTCCGCGCTGGACGAGACTCGTTTGACCCAGCTGACAAACCGAACCGCCAGCCTGCTTGTGCCGTGGGCTTTTGTGCTGGCCGCTGTAGACTTCATTGCCTGGCTGGCCGTCACTAAGTCCGTCGATGCAGCGATGGCCACAGCCTTGTCTCTGTTGGCAGTTGTCGCACCGGTCGCTCTGGCTCTGTCCGCGCCGTTGGCTCTGCGTTTGGGGCTGTGGCGTGCTGCCACTGCGGGTGCTCTACTGCGCGATACGAGTACCATTCACAAGCTCGCTGAGGTGGACGCCATCATCTTCAACCGCGTGGGCACCCTCACCGATGGGCCGATGCACGTCATCGACGTGACGCCTGTCAAGGGGGAGAACCCGGACCTGATCCTCCGTGTGGCCGGTGCCTTGTCCCTGGAGTCGAATCACGCGGTCTCCCAGGCGCTGGTGCGCGCCGACCGCGAGGCACGCGACAGCGGCGCTGGAGGGGAGGGCATTCCCCACTGGCTGGACGTGGGGGAGGTGAAGATCACCAAGGACGGAACCTTCGAGGGCATGGTGGAGCTGCCGATGGAAGGGGAGATGCGTCACGTCAAGGCACGCCTGTGGCGCCCGCACGACCTGGGTGAGATCCGCGATCCGCGTCTGGCCACGGCAGCTTTGAACGGTGGCTCGCCCGTGATCGTCAGCTGGAAGGGCAAGGACCGCGGCGTCATCAACCTGGCAGATAGTTTCAAGGATGATGCCCCGGCTGCGATCGACAGGCTGGAGGACATGCAGATGGAAACCTACATGCTCTCCCGTGATATCTATCCTGTGGCACGTCGTACGGCGAACGCACTCGGGATCTCCACTGTGTTGGCCGGTATCGCGCCGAACCGCAAGGAGGCTACTGTGCGCGGTGTGCACGCCATGGGCGTGCGCGTGGCGATGGTGGGCGATAGCGACGTCCTGGGAGCGTTGCGAGTTGCGGATGTGGGCATCCTCATGACTTCGTCCAACCGCATCGACCCCTCCGCCGCCGATGTGGCGGACGTGGTGATGCAGCGCGAGGATGTTTCCGCGCTGCCGGAGCTGGTGAACCTGGTTCGACACATCCGCAACACCACCGACTGGAACGTGTGGTTGTCCTGGACCTATAACGCGGTCGGCGCGGCTCTGGCAGTCGCCGGCGTGCTCAACCCGCTGCTGGCTACCGTGTTTATGCTACTTAGCTCCACGTTGATTGAGACCCGCAGCGCGCGCATCTTGCACCGCAATTACGCGCGCGGCACCCTGCGTCAGACCCATTCGTGGCAGGGCTGGGTGGAGCGTCGGAGGGAGATCCGGGAGCTACGCAAGCAGGAAAGCCAGCGCGCCGAGGCGATTTCTCTGGCTCGCGCGGAGGCTGCGGACGAGGAGTATGAGCAGTCCCAGCGCTAG
- a CDS encoding histidine phosphatase family protein — MATIVHLVRHGEVHNPDRILYGRLPGYHLSERGRNMAHATAADLADHDVVYLAASPLQRAQETARPFSEKLGLEVHTDERIIEAGNDLQGLHIKGVRSALWNPKRWPMLKNPTIPSWGEPYQEIADRMWEAVDAAREKARGHEAVLVSHQLPIVMIQRDVQGLPLAHNPADRQCDLASVTSLVFDGGQLTDIYYSEPAQEI, encoded by the coding sequence ATGGCAACGATCGTTCACCTAGTACGGCACGGAGAAGTGCACAACCCGGACCGCATTCTCTATGGCCGTTTGCCCGGTTATCACCTCTCTGAGCGGGGGCGAAACATGGCCCATGCCACCGCAGCCGACCTTGCTGACCACGACGTGGTGTACTTGGCGGCCTCCCCGCTGCAGCGGGCACAGGAAACCGCCCGTCCTTTCTCCGAGAAGCTGGGGCTGGAGGTCCACACGGACGAGCGCATCATCGAGGCGGGTAACGATCTGCAGGGTCTGCACATTAAGGGTGTGCGCAGCGCGCTGTGGAACCCGAAGCGCTGGCCCATGCTGAAGAACCCCACCATTCCTAGTTGGGGTGAGCCCTACCAGGAGATCGCCGACCGAATGTGGGAGGCCGTCGACGCGGCGCGTGAGAAGGCCCGCGGGCACGAGGCCGTGCTGGTTAGCCACCAGCTACCGATCGTGATGATCCAGCGGGACGTGCAGGGCCTGCCCCTGGCTCACAATCCGGCCGACCGCCAGTGTGATTTGGCCTCCGTGACTTCGCTCGTCTTCGACGGCGGACAGCTGACGGACATCTACTATTCCGAGCCGGCGCAGGAGATTTAA
- the hemL gene encoding glutamate-1-semialdehyde 2,1-aminomutase — MSVNADSQHSNNSSHQASEKAFDRARSLIPGGVNSPVRAFGSVGGTPPFITSAQGSTLHDVDGNSYVDLFCSWGPMIHGHAHPQIVEAVREAAGHGLSFGAPTTMEVDLVEEIVRRTSVEKARLVNSGTEATMSAIRLARGYTGRDKILKFEGCYHGHVDSLLVAAGSGVATFGLPDSPGITKAAAGDTVVVPYRDVQAVEDAFASHEGEIAAIIVEGAAGNMGTVNPRGFNAELQRIAHENGALLIVDEVMTGFRVSESGWYGKDGVAGDLTTFGKVVSGGLPAAAFGGKAEIMDHLAPVGPVYQAGTLSGNPVAVASGLASLKLADAAAYQKLDANADALAGILSDALTKASVAHHIQRAGSMLSVRFAEGEGANFADMKAADTFRYPAFFHAFLERGVFAPPSVFETWFVSTALTDADFEKIAAAATPAAEAAAAATPSA; from the coding sequence GTGTCTGTCAACGCTGACTCTCAGCACTCGAACAACTCTTCGCACCAGGCCAGCGAGAAGGCCTTCGACCGAGCCCGCTCCCTGATCCCGGGCGGCGTGAACTCTCCGGTACGTGCGTTTGGATCTGTGGGCGGCACCCCGCCGTTTATCACTTCCGCGCAGGGCTCCACGCTGCACGACGTCGACGGCAACTCCTATGTGGATCTGTTTTGCTCTTGGGGGCCGATGATCCACGGGCATGCACACCCGCAGATCGTGGAGGCTGTCCGGGAGGCCGCGGGGCACGGTCTTTCCTTCGGCGCGCCGACCACGATGGAGGTGGACCTGGTGGAGGAGATCGTCCGCCGCACCTCCGTGGAGAAAGCTCGCCTGGTGAATTCCGGAACTGAGGCTACGATGTCCGCCATCCGCCTCGCCCGCGGCTACACCGGCCGCGACAAGATCCTGAAGTTCGAGGGCTGCTACCACGGTCACGTCGATTCGCTGCTGGTGGCCGCCGGATCCGGCGTGGCTACGTTCGGTCTGCCGGATTCCCCGGGCATCACCAAGGCCGCTGCAGGCGATACCGTCGTGGTGCCCTACCGTGACGTGCAGGCCGTGGAAGATGCGTTTGCCTCTCACGAGGGTGAGATCGCCGCAATCATCGTGGAGGGTGCCGCCGGCAACATGGGCACCGTGAACCCGCGGGGCTTCAACGCGGAGTTGCAGCGCATTGCCCACGAGAACGGAGCCCTATTGATTGTCGATGAGGTTATGACTGGCTTCCGCGTCAGCGAGTCCGGCTGGTACGGCAAGGATGGTGTGGCCGGCGACCTGACCACGTTCGGCAAGGTTGTTTCCGGCGGCCTGCCCGCCGCTGCTTTCGGCGGTAAGGCGGAGATCATGGATCACCTCGCACCGGTTGGCCCGGTCTATCAGGCCGGTACTCTGTCGGGCAATCCCGTCGCTGTCGCCTCGGGTCTAGCCTCTTTGAAGTTGGCTGACGCCGCCGCGTACCAGAAGCTCGATGCGAATGCCGACGCGCTGGCAGGCATCCTGTCCGACGCATTGACGAAGGCCTCCGTGGCCCACCACATTCAGCGCGCGGGCAGCATGTTGAGCGTGCGCTTCGCCGAGGGGGAGGGTGCGAACTTCGCGGACATGAAGGCCGCGGATACCTTCCGCTACCCGGCCTTCTTCCACGCCTTCCTGGAGCGCGGTGTGTTCGCTCCGCCGAGCGTCTTCGAGACCTGGTTCGTCTCCACCGCACTGACTGACGCCGACTTTGAGAAGATCGCGGCGGCCGCTACGCCGGCTGCGGAGGCTGCGGCAGCGGCCACCCCGTCGGCTTAG
- a CDS encoding cytochrome c biogenesis CcdA family protein, producing the protein MILAESIGETFADTAAAGPLLLALLVSAAAGLVSFASPCVIPLVPGYISYLAGVVGAETEFTEQGAVVKAKRGRVATAALLFVLGFTVVFVLATVTVFGVISALRLNQDLLMRIGGVVTIAMGVVFMGFISPLQRDTRLSPKRWTTIAGAPLLGGVFALGWTPCLGPTLASIISVSAGTQGMTAARGVILIVAYCLGLGLPFIVVALGSSKALTGIGWLRKHSRTIQMIGGALLIIVGLLLVTGQWATFVDYIREVFISDKTLPI; encoded by the coding sequence ATGATCCTCGCGGAGTCCATCGGAGAGACTTTCGCGGATACGGCCGCAGCCGGTCCGCTACTGCTTGCGTTGCTGGTATCTGCCGCCGCGGGCCTGGTTTCCTTCGCCTCCCCGTGCGTGATTCCGCTGGTACCGGGGTATATTTCCTACCTCGCCGGAGTAGTGGGTGCGGAGACCGAGTTCACGGAACAAGGCGCGGTAGTCAAGGCCAAGCGTGGCCGGGTGGCCACCGCAGCGTTACTGTTCGTGCTGGGCTTTACCGTGGTGTTCGTGCTGGCTACGGTCACGGTCTTCGGGGTGATCAGCGCGCTGAGGCTGAACCAGGACCTGCTGATGCGCATCGGTGGCGTGGTCACCATAGCCATGGGCGTGGTGTTCATGGGCTTCATTTCCCCTCTGCAGCGCGACACGCGCCTCAGCCCAAAGCGCTGGACCACCATCGCCGGGGCACCGCTGCTGGGCGGAGTGTTCGCCCTGGGCTGGACACCCTGCCTGGGCCCCACACTGGCCTCCATCATTTCGGTATCCGCCGGCACCCAGGGGATGACCGCCGCCCGCGGTGTGATCTTGATCGTCGCCTATTGTCTGGGCCTCGGGCTACCATTCATTGTCGTGGCGCTGGGGTCCTCGAAGGCGCTGACGGGTATCGGTTGGCTGCGCAAGCACTCCCGCACCATCCAGATGATCGGCGGCGCGCTGCTGATCATTGTCGGCTTGCTGCTGGTCACCGGCCAGTGGGCGACGTTCGTGGACTATATCCGGGAGGTATTCATCTCGGATAAGACCCTGCCGATCTAA
- the hemB gene encoding porphobilinogen synthase encodes MTSNYTPFRRPRRLRTTPQMRNFTAETDLNPNRLVLPMFIADGLDAPRDITSLPGVQQHTEDSLLRAVEEAANAGVGSIDLFGVPLDEDKDATGSQAVAEDGILNRGLRAVRERFGDDILVMADTCLDEFTDHGHCGVLSTDRYGHKIVDNDATLPQYAKMAVAQAEAGAHIVSPSGMMDGQIRHIREALDEAGHQDVSIMAYSAKYASAFFGPFREAVGSSLQGDRRTYQQDPRNLRESILETQLDIDEGADMVMVKPAMPYLDVLREVADMSPVPVAAYQVSGEYAMISAAAQNGWIDEEAAIMESIYGIRRAGADIILTYWATRVAQMLRG; translated from the coding sequence ATGACTTCGAACTACACCCCGTTCCGCCGTCCCCGTCGACTCCGCACGACTCCGCAGATGCGCAACTTCACTGCGGAGACGGATCTGAACCCCAACCGGCTGGTGCTGCCGATGTTTATCGCCGATGGGCTGGATGCCCCGCGGGACATCACCAGCCTGCCTGGCGTGCAGCAGCACACCGAGGATTCTCTGCTGCGCGCGGTGGAAGAAGCCGCGAACGCAGGTGTGGGATCCATCGACCTGTTCGGAGTGCCGCTGGATGAGGACAAGGATGCGACCGGTAGCCAGGCGGTAGCCGAGGATGGCATTCTCAACCGCGGCCTGCGCGCCGTCCGCGAGCGCTTCGGCGACGACATCTTGGTGATGGCCGATACCTGCCTGGACGAGTTCACAGATCATGGCCACTGCGGCGTGCTTTCCACCGATCGCTATGGTCATAAGATCGTGGACAATGATGCAACCCTGCCGCAGTACGCGAAGATGGCAGTTGCCCAAGCTGAAGCCGGTGCACACATTGTGAGCCCCTCCGGAATGATGGACGGGCAGATCCGCCACATCCGCGAGGCACTGGATGAGGCCGGCCACCAGGACGTATCGATCATGGCCTACTCCGCTAAGTACGCCTCCGCCTTCTTCGGTCCCTTCCGTGAGGCGGTGGGCTCCTCGCTACAGGGCGATCGCCGCACCTACCAGCAGGACCCCCGCAACCTGCGGGAATCCATCCTGGAAACCCAGCTGGATATCGACGAGGGCGCGGACATGGTGATGGTTAAACCCGCGATGCCGTACCTAGACGTGCTGCGCGAGGTGGCGGACATGTCTCCGGTGCCCGTGGCGGCCTACCAGGTATCCGGCGAGTACGCGATGATCTCCGCAGCTGCCCAGAACGGGTGGATTGACGAGGAAGCCGCGATTATGGAATCCATCTATGGCATCCGCCGCGCCGGGGCGGACATCATCCTGACCTACTGGGCAACCCGCGTGGCGCAGATGCTGCGGGGCTAG
- a CDS encoding uroporphyrinogen-III synthase, with protein MTDSGNAQVGGADSAAVATVADLAPTGCGRILFVGAGPGNPELLTIRARDILETTAHAWVDPSVLESVQKIIATRLPVPQEKLDAAEAEWEAKVKAAKDAGARRRPPRPAPPTAAEIVLAAPAAADPELDSETGPEAGGDTGAGAGAEASTETYGEPVPEAVAPDVLAEQMVACAKAGNDVVRLVAGNPLSNPAVMNELQHVAASPVEFQVIPGMTGSVAVPAFTGIGLGPDVTEADVRGGTDWDQLAAAGLPLILTAAPDDLSTIAQELKARGIAGATPATVTLHGTTRRQRSYDATLDTLKSIATQSGPAAKDGELPDELIVTLGSQVGNRSKYSWWENRALYGWTVLVPRAKNQAGPMSARLASHGAIPVEVPTISVEPPRSPVQMERAIKGLVDGRYHWIVFTSVNAVKAVWEKLGEFGLDARALAGVRVAAVGPKTSQAVKDLGITPELLPKDDARNAAGLVDVFPPHDPDLDLVDRVLLPRADIATDVLVDGLIELGWDVEDVVAYRTVRAAPPSPEIRDMIKTGGFDAVCFTSSSTVKNLVGIAGKPHARTIIACIGPMAAQTAREHGLRVDVMPEAAGVPELVDALADHVADLRAKGQLPPPRKRRRRRKKSNEKKDTGA; from the coding sequence ATGACCGATTCCGGAAATGCCCAGGTAGGAGGCGCTGATTCCGCCGCAGTGGCGACAGTCGCCGACCTGGCACCCACTGGATGCGGCCGGATCCTCTTCGTGGGCGCGGGCCCCGGAAACCCGGAGCTGCTGACCATCCGCGCACGAGACATTCTGGAGACCACCGCTCATGCGTGGGTGGATCCGTCGGTATTGGAATCCGTGCAGAAAATCATCGCCACCCGCTTGCCGGTGCCGCAGGAGAAGCTGGATGCAGCTGAGGCGGAGTGGGAAGCGAAGGTGAAGGCCGCTAAGGATGCCGGTGCGCGCCGCCGTCCCCCGCGTCCAGCCCCGCCGACGGCGGCAGAGATCGTGCTGGCTGCCCCGGCAGCCGCAGACCCTGAGCTTGACTCTGAGACTGGGCCTGAGGCCGGCGGAGATACTGGCGCCGGAGCTGGCGCTGAAGCGAGCACAGAGACCTACGGCGAGCCGGTGCCGGAAGCCGTCGCACCGGATGTTCTGGCCGAGCAAATGGTCGCCTGTGCCAAGGCGGGCAACGACGTGGTCCGCCTTGTCGCCGGCAACCCGCTAAGCAACCCAGCGGTCATGAACGAATTGCAGCACGTCGCGGCAAGCCCCGTAGAATTCCAGGTCATCCCTGGCATGACCGGATCCGTGGCCGTTCCCGCCTTTACTGGCATTGGCCTCGGCCCAGATGTCACTGAGGCCGATGTGCGCGGCGGTACCGACTGGGATCAGTTGGCGGCTGCCGGGCTGCCGCTGATTCTCACTGCTGCCCCGGACGACCTGTCAACCATCGCGCAGGAGCTGAAGGCTCGCGGCATCGCCGGAGCCACCCCGGCGACCGTTACGCTGCACGGCACTACGCGTCGCCAACGCAGCTACGATGCAACCCTGGACACTCTGAAGTCCATCGCTACCCAGTCTGGTCCGGCCGCCAAGGATGGCGAGCTGCCCGATGAGCTTATCGTCACGCTCGGTTCCCAGGTGGGTAACCGTTCCAAGTACTCCTGGTGGGAAAACCGCGCCCTGTACGGCTGGACGGTGTTGGTGCCGCGCGCCAAGAATCAGGCGGGTCCCATGAGTGCCCGGCTGGCCTCTCACGGCGCGATCCCCGTGGAAGTGCCCACCATTTCCGTCGAGCCACCGCGCAGCCCCGTGCAGATGGAGCGCGCCATTAAGGGCCTGGTCGACGGCCGTTACCACTGGATCGTCTTCACCAGCGTCAATGCAGTGAAGGCCGTGTGGGAGAAGCTGGGCGAATTTGGGCTAGACGCTCGTGCCTTGGCAGGTGTGCGCGTGGCGGCGGTGGGGCCGAAGACTTCGCAGGCGGTGAAGGACCTGGGTATCACCCCGGAACTGCTGCCGAAGGATGATGCACGCAATGCCGCGGGTCTGGTGGATGTATTCCCGCCCCACGATCCGGACCTGGATCTGGTTGACCGCGTGCTGCTGCCGCGCGCCGACATCGCCACCGACGTGCTGGTCGACGGCCTGATCGAACTCGGCTGGGACGTGGAGGACGTCGTGGCCTACCGCACCGTCCGCGCCGCCCCGCCCAGCCCGGAGATCCGCGACATGATCAAGACCGGTGGCTTCGACGCAGTCTGCTTCACCAGCTCCTCGACCGTGAAGAACCTGGTGGGCATCGCGGGCAAGCCACACGCGCGCACCATCATCGCCTGCATCGGGCCGATGGCTGCACAGACCGCTCGCGAGCATGGCCTGCGCGTCGACGTCATGCCCGAGGCCGCTGGCGTGCCGGAGCTTGTGGACGCCCTCGCTGACCACGTGGCTGACCTGCGCGCTAAGGGACAGCTTCCGCCTCCGCGGAAGCGGAGGCGGCGTCGTAAAAAGTCGAACGAGAAGAAGGACACCGGGGCCTAA
- a CDS encoding YfjI family protein, protein MSTQQHDPRLQGGSPGGSQPGPPPGPQGQYAPQNPQGPQGQNGPQQPLRPPRPPKVGRKDGLAPNLKEAPEDVRYGVWAWLAVSVLQLLASVVQFVANIVDPRALTQSSQGILDSQSGMFASVLADQDASEIATQVNISSLVWGIAASAACAFLAWRAGRGAPYSRLFLNVASVFMIFNAVLITFASGPEFMPVGFVLLIGVLTILSGVCAALGLWFMSRPENHDWLGMPSDKEMEKYSKEMEEYKAEARRQKEELKQQKNSNDRDRTDHTDRTDHTWGGR, encoded by the coding sequence ATGAGTACACAGCAACACGATCCCCGTCTCCAGGGTGGTTCCCCGGGCGGCTCTCAGCCGGGACCGCCGCCGGGGCCGCAGGGGCAGTACGCCCCCCAGAATCCGCAGGGACCGCAGGGCCAAAACGGCCCGCAGCAGCCCCTTAGGCCACCGAGGCCTCCGAAGGTGGGGCGCAAGGATGGTCTTGCGCCGAACCTCAAGGAAGCGCCGGAAGACGTCCGTTACGGCGTGTGGGCTTGGCTGGCTGTATCCGTGCTACAACTGCTGGCCAGTGTGGTGCAGTTTGTGGCCAATATCGTCGACCCACGCGCGCTGACCCAGAGCAGTCAGGGAATTCTAGACAGCCAAAGCGGAATGTTCGCCAGTGTTCTGGCAGACCAAGATGCCTCCGAAATCGCCACACAGGTGAACATCAGCTCGCTGGTGTGGGGGATCGCCGCCTCGGCTGCATGCGCCTTTCTGGCTTGGCGCGCGGGCCGCGGAGCCCCGTACTCCCGGCTGTTCCTGAACGTCGCCTCCGTGTTCATGATTTTCAACGCGGTGCTCATCACGTTCGCTAGCGGGCCGGAGTTCATGCCCGTGGGGTTCGTGCTGCTCATCGGCGTTTTGACTATCCTTTCCGGCGTATGCGCTGCACTGGGCCTGTGGTTCATGTCCCGTCCGGAGAATCACGACTGGCTGGGCATGCCTAGCGACAAGGAGATGGAGAAGTACTCCAAGGAGATGGAGGAGTACAAGGCGGAAGCGCGGCGTCAAAAAGAAGAGCTAAAACAACAAAAGAACAGCAACGATAGAGACCGCACCGATCACACCGACCGGACCGACCACACCTGGGGAGGGCGCTGA